Proteins encoded within one genomic window of Acidobacteriota bacterium:
- a CDS encoding prolyl oligopeptidase family serine peptidase yields MNPIRRTVVTLSLAALGLGFGLIAPVSSQPSAPRDARKAPPAKRGDFMPMKVDPRVQMRSYLFEETGEKMEYALFISSKVRKEEKAPLIVTLHGLGAGPAIMFGAKALELAEEGGYILVGPMGYNVRGWYGISMKGFGPKPKPAGSEGAAAKPKPSMFSNPDDPENLNELSEKDVMHVLDLVRGEFKVDERRIYLMGHSMGGAGTLHLGVKYPSIWAALAPIAAAAFTIDPDSMKAIPETPILFVHGDADEVVPVANTQRWVAKARELGLTHEYVEMPGISHGPVIEAALPAVYAFFAKQSKPAVH; encoded by the coding sequence ATGAACCCTATCCGCAGAACCGTCGTCACCCTCTCCCTGGCCGCGCTCGGCCTCGGCTTCGGCCTGATCGCGCCCGTTTCCTCCCAGCCGTCCGCGCCCCGGGACGCGCGCAAGGCGCCCCCCGCAAAGCGCGGGGACTTCATGCCGATGAAGGTCGACCCGCGCGTCCAGATGCGGTCCTACCTCTTCGAGGAAACCGGCGAAAAGATGGAGTACGCGCTGTTCATCTCCTCCAAGGTGCGCAAGGAGGAAAAAGCCCCCCTCATCGTCACCCTGCACGGGCTGGGCGCGGGGCCGGCGATCATGTTCGGGGCGAAGGCCCTCGAACTGGCCGAAGAGGGGGGCTACATCCTCGTGGGCCCGATGGGATACAACGTGCGCGGCTGGTACGGCATTTCCATGAAAGGATTCGGGCCCAAGCCGAAGCCCGCGGGATCCGAAGGGGCGGCCGCGAAGCCGAAGCCTTCGATGTTCTCCAATCCCGACGACCCGGAGAACCTGAACGAACTGAGCGAGAAGGACGTGATGCACGTCCTCGACCTCGTCCGCGGGGAGTTCAAGGTCGACGAGCGGCGCATCTACCTGATGGGACACTCCATGGGGGGAGCGGGAACGCTCCACCTCGGGGTGAAATACCCCTCGATCTGGGCGGCGCTGGCCCCGATCGCCGCCGCGGCCTTCACCATCGACCCGGACAGCATGAAGGCGATCCCCGAAACCCCCATCCTCTTCGTGCACGGGGACGCGGACGAAGTAGTGCCGGTCGCCAACACGCAGCGCTGGGTGGCCAAGGCCCGGGAACTCGGGTTGACGCACGAGTACGTGGAGATGCCGGGGATCAGCCACGGTCCCGTCATCGAAGCGGCGCTGCCGGCGGTGTACGCCTTCTTCGCCAAACAATCGAAACCGGCGGTCCACTGA
- a CDS encoding DUF3237 domain-containing protein, protein MKVYGRNTVTLLALLGALLALPGHPLRGAAPEGSRSAGRNRVLVPHRAWPCGMPEGIPAPEEGVPVLEAQLLLGTVHDLGRTPYGQRKVLVVEGGTVSGARIRGSVMPGGLDLQLEFPGGMEIEEILVLRTGDGKYIYMWGAGTAADPGDVRMVPAFEAPNDSAYAWLNRGTYAARRTVDEAAGKMTIAVFDVSAVVAGGQDKDPVRVTKPEGLPDQPRDYRKAGPEEERGAMLIDENVTLGPTQMVGPAGDRVRNIIPITGGSVSGRIRGKVLPGGADYQNLASPPTIDARYLWQTEEGEVILVRNGGTMNRLAPTFEVRVDGPYAWLNGGRYLSSSPRMGQGGVALTFYETKR, encoded by the coding sequence ATGAAAGTCTACGGTCGCAACACCGTCACCCTCCTCGCGCTGCTCGGCGCACTCCTCGCCCTGCCCGGCCACCCGTTGCGCGGGGCGGCCCCGGAGGGGTCGCGGAGCGCGGGGAGAAACAGGGTCCTCGTCCCGCACCGGGCCTGGCCCTGCGGGATGCCCGAAGGGATCCCGGCGCCCGAAGAGGGGGTGCCGGTGCTGGAGGCCCAGCTGCTCCTCGGCACGGTCCACGACCTCGGCCGGACGCCCTACGGCCAGCGGAAGGTACTGGTGGTCGAGGGGGGGACGGTATCGGGCGCCAGGATCCGGGGCTCGGTCATGCCGGGCGGGCTCGACCTCCAGCTGGAATTCCCCGGCGGCATGGAGATCGAGGAGATCCTCGTCCTGCGCACCGGGGACGGGAAGTACATCTACATGTGGGGCGCGGGGACGGCGGCGGACCCGGGCGACGTCCGGATGGTCCCCGCGTTCGAGGCGCCGAACGACAGCGCCTACGCCTGGCTCAACCGGGGGACCTACGCCGCCCGTCGAACGGTCGACGAGGCGGCGGGAAAGATGACGATTGCCGTTTTCGACGTCTCGGCCGTCGTCGCCGGGGGACAGGACAAGGATCCGGTCCGGGTGACCAAGCCTGAGGGCCTCCCCGACCAGCCCCGGGACTACCGCAAGGCTGGGCCCGAGGAGGAGCGCGGGGCGATGCTGATCGACGAGAACGTGACGCTCGGGCCGACCCAGATGGTGGGGCCCGCGGGCGACCGCGTGCGCAACATCATCCCGATCACGGGCGGGAGCGTAAGCGGCAGGATCCGCGGCAAGGTCCTGCCGGGCGGCGCCGACTACCAGAACCTGGCCAGCCCACCCACCATCGATGCCCGCTACCTCTGGCAGACGGAGGAAGGGGAGGTGATCCTGGTGCGCAACGGCGGGACCATGAACCGGCTGGCGCCCACCTTCGAAGTCCGGGTGGACGGCCCCTACGCGTGGCTGAACGGGGGGCGCTACCTGAGCTCGAGCCCCCGCATGGGACAGGGGGGGGTCGCCCTCACCTTCTACGAAACGAAACGCTGA
- a CDS encoding tannase/feruloyl esterase family alpha/beta hydrolase, producing MSRGAGCVLVLAGLFAGASPCPAQAGASGAGKEISSGDCTAARLGSAIPVSAIGEPVSAVTLDPPVWKEAAGTGPAYCSVNGSMAPVSTETTARPIHFQVVLPASWSGRAAQLGGGGMNGMIPNLLGGVDMGPGPSLIGRGFATYGSDSGHQMSFGFGRKTAPGAGSGDDWALNDEAIRNLGYMQLKKTHDAALVLIERMYGKKPRYNYFFGTSQGGREALTVAQRYPADYDGVAANVPIVSLTTLMLAPDLIRIQEKPLARWVTPAKTNAIRAEFMRQCDGLDGLTDGVINNYMACRAIFDVRRGEPGRDPWKAKRCPDNVDPNPEDTSAAACLTDGQISTLEFVYSPYRFATPLAHGVQSFGMWVPNTDAASSGIVAARRFRGQEGAPETAPAHNHLGTLGVTGFLMQDLGANPLDYVEGGRLDARRRELSLALDSTDPNLEPFLRRGGKMIVAIGTNDTLASPGAQLDYFQSVIDAMGREKVDAFARFFVLPQTGHGLSGTSHSVDGDGRPIEPAPIPSGFSRFDLLIRWVEQGTPPAAVTVSAGERSLPMCSYPAYPKYVGGPKGAAASYTCTAP from the coding sequence ATGAGCAGAGGGGCGGGATGTGTTCTGGTCCTGGCGGGCCTTTTCGCCGGGGCGTCCCCGTGCCCGGCGCAGGCCGGGGCTTCCGGGGCGGGCAAGGAAATCAGCAGCGGGGACTGCACGGCGGCCAGGCTCGGCTCCGCCATCCCGGTCTCGGCCATCGGCGAACCGGTCTCGGCCGTGACGCTCGACCCTCCCGTCTGGAAGGAGGCGGCCGGGACCGGCCCGGCTTACTGCAGCGTGAACGGGTCGATGGCCCCCGTTTCCACCGAAACCACCGCCAGGCCGATCCATTTCCAGGTGGTCCTGCCCGCCTCCTGGAGCGGCCGTGCGGCCCAGCTCGGGGGCGGGGGGATGAACGGCATGATCCCCAACCTCCTGGGCGGGGTGGACATGGGGCCGGGACCTTCCCTGATCGGGCGGGGGTTCGCCACCTATGGCAGCGATTCGGGGCACCAGATGAGCTTCGGGTTCGGCCGCAAGACGGCGCCGGGAGCCGGTTCGGGCGACGACTGGGCCCTCAACGACGAGGCGATCCGGAACCTGGGCTACATGCAGCTCAAGAAGACGCACGACGCCGCCCTGGTGCTGATCGAAAGGATGTACGGGAAAAAACCACGCTACAACTACTTCTTCGGCACCTCCCAGGGGGGGCGCGAGGCGCTGACCGTGGCCCAGCGCTACCCCGCGGACTATGACGGGGTGGCGGCCAACGTCCCGATCGTGAGCCTCACCACCCTCATGCTCGCCCCCGACCTGATCCGGATCCAGGAAAAGCCCCTGGCCCGCTGGGTGACCCCGGCCAAGACCAACGCGATCCGGGCGGAATTCATGCGGCAGTGCGACGGGCTGGACGGGCTCACCGACGGGGTCATCAACAACTACATGGCCTGCCGGGCGATCTTCGACGTCAGGCGGGGCGAGCCGGGCCGCGATCCATGGAAGGCGAAGCGCTGCCCCGACAATGTCGACCCGAACCCCGAGGACACGAGCGCCGCCGCCTGCCTGACCGACGGCCAGATCTCCACGCTCGAGTTCGTCTACAGCCCCTACCGCTTCGCGACCCCCCTGGCCCATGGCGTCCAATCCTTCGGGATGTGGGTGCCGAACACCGACGCCGCGAGCAGCGGCATCGTAGCCGCCCGACGCTTTCGCGGCCAGGAAGGGGCGCCCGAAACCGCCCCGGCCCACAACCATCTCGGAACCCTGGGCGTGACGGGGTTCCTGATGCAGGACCTCGGTGCCAACCCGCTCGATTACGTCGAGGGGGGGCGCCTCGACGCCCGGAGGCGCGAACTCTCCCTGGCGCTCGACTCCACCGACCCGAACCTGGAGCCCTTCCTCCGGCGCGGGGGGAAGATGATCGTCGCCATCGGGACCAATGACACCCTGGCGTCCCCCGGCGCGCAGCTCGATTATTTCCAGTCGGTCATCGACGCGATGGGGAGGGAGAAGGTCGATGCCTTCGCCCGCTTTTTCGTGCTCCCGCAGACGGGGCACGGGCTGAGCGGCACCTCCCATTCGGTGGACGGCGACGGCCGCCCGATCGAGCCGGCCCCGATTCCCAGCGGCTTCAGCCGTTTCGATCTGCTGATCCGGTGGGTCGAGCAGGGGACGCCGCCTGCGGCCGTGACCGTAAGTGCGGGGGAGCGGAGCCTCCCGATGTGCTCCTACCCGGCCTACCCGAAATATGTCGGCGGCCCGAAGGGCGCGGCGGCCTCCTACACATGCACGGCTCCCTGA